Within the Chryseobacterium geocarposphaerae genome, the region CGTATTGATTCGCAATCTTCAGAAGATGATTTACTGAATGCGTTAAAACCAACAAAAACACACCTTTTACCTAATACATCAGGGGCCAGAACAGCTAAAGAAGCGGTTTTAGCGGCACAATTAGCCAGAGAAGCATTAGAAACGAACTGGGTAAAGCTGGAAATTCATCCCGATCCAAAATATTTATTACCCGACCCCATTGAAACATTGTATGCGACGGAAGAACTGGCGAAATTAGGATTCGTGGTAATGCCTTACATTCATGCTGATCCGGTCCTGTGCAAGCGTCTTGAAGATGTGGGAACGGCGGTGGTAATGCCTTTGGGGGCGCCAATCGGAACCAATAAAGGATTGAAAACATTAGACTTTTTGGAAATTATTATCAGTCAAAGTAATGTCCCGGTTGTGGTAGATGCGGGAATCGGAGCTCCTTCTGATGCAGCAAAAGCGATGGAAATGGGCGCTGATGCCGTTTTAGTAAATACGGCAATTGCAGTTGCAGGAAATCCTGTTAGTATGGCTTTGGCTTTTAAAGAAGGAGTCATTGCCGGAAGAAGAGCTTTTGAAGCAGGTTTGGGATCAATTGCTCAACATGCGGAAGCATCAAGTCCGTTGACTTCTTTTTTGTTTGATTAAAAATTAATTTTTATGAAAAGTTTTAAAGATTTTTTTGAAAGCTATCAATGGGATGAAATTAGAGCAAGATTTGAAAAAGTAACTTTAGCCGATGTTGAAAGAAGCCTTCAAAAAAGTAGTAAAACCATCGATGATTTTCTGAATCTTATTTCTCCTGTTGCTGTTCAGAAGCTGGAATTAATGGCAAAAATGACACAACAGCTTACTCAAAAACGTTTCGGAAAAACGATTCAGCTGTACGCTCCGTTGTATCTGAGTAATGAATGCCAGAATATATGTACCTATTGCGGTTTTAGCTTAGATAATTCCATTAAGAGAAAAACGCTGACTGATACAGAATTGATGATTGAAGCGACGGTTTTAAAATCGATGGGGGTGAATCATGTGCTGTTGGTCAGCGGAGAAGCAAACAAAACCGTCGGAATTGATTATTTTCTGAATGCTGTTCATT harbors:
- a CDS encoding thiazole synthase codes for the protein MKNQPLIIADRTFESRLFLGTGKFGNLLEMTDSIIASGSEMVTMALKRIDSQSSEDDLLNALKPTKTHLLPNTSGARTAKEAVLAAQLAREALETNWVKLEIHPDPKYLLPDPIETLYATEELAKLGFVVMPYIHADPVLCKRLEDVGTAVVMPLGAPIGTNKGLKTLDFLEIIISQSNVPVVVDAGIGAPSDAAKAMEMGADAVLVNTAIAVAGNPVSMALAFKEGVIAGRRAFEAGLGSIAQHAEASSPLTSFLFD